One genomic window of Candidatus Pseudobacter hemicellulosilyticus includes the following:
- the rpsR gene encoding 30S ribosomal protein S18 has translation MAKANEIKYLTAIKTEKPRKKFCRFKKYGIKYVDYKDAEFLKKFLNEQGKLLPRRITGNSLKYQRKVSQAVKKARQMALLPYVTDLLK, from the coding sequence ATGGCAAAAGCAAATGAGATAAAATACCTGACCGCCATCAAAACTGAGAAACCCCGGAAGAAATTCTGCCGTTTCAAGAAATATGGCATCAAGTACGTGGATTACAAGGACGCTGAGTTCCTGAAGAAATTCCTGAATGAACAAGGCAAGTTATTGCCCCGCCGCATTACCGGTAACTCTCTGAAGTACCAGCGTAAGGTGTCGCAGGCCGTAAAGAAAGCCCGTCAGATGGCTTTGTTGCCGTATGTAACTGACCTTTTAAAGTAA